A genomic segment from Spinacia oleracea cultivar Varoflay chromosome 3, BTI_SOV_V1, whole genome shotgun sequence encodes:
- the LOC110776918 gene encoding uncharacterized protein produces METQSAHILDQSRKIDDMLAVMMEMKNQWKDSTPTGSRSRGNHETNSLQKSLGYNPKLSFPKFDGTNCRIWIRKCSKYFSLCKIADDQKVDLASLNMNDKAESWVSSYLSARGHVEWHEFCLDLAARFKDTRGTNSVEKFNKLTQTDSIETYLDEFEDLKSGVLQTHHNLPEEFILDSFIGGLDPVVKPFVKPFKPNTIAEAVEFVRLQEEHNLALNQKPAKTHSYSQNYKAIQAVPLNASKPALLPTPSTKPIPLPITKFHNRPNRNFRHVPADVRAEKIAKGLCYYCDQHYDRNHKCLLLEPQLFTVEIAGSSEDKADSNSDLEAETDEDEDVNEPVLSLNALSGNQNFQTMRVKGLKGSRVFHILVDSGSTHNFLDLNLARKMGCSIESIPAQHVTVADGNHLKCQHVCKGFSWEMQGKLFVTDVMLIDLGGCDMVLGVQWLATLGPICWDFKELKMVFDQEGDQFTLKGVHPQKVRLLEGPPTEKLIENAVQLCLLQVRDISFNEVKLDNALLTPVSSELQSLKDRYKDIFADPELLPPHRGVFDHTIPLEPNARPVNIRPYRYPLKQRDIIEQLVQEMLDRGIIQNSASPFASPVVLVGKKDGTWRLCVDYRELNSKTIKNKFPIPIIDELIDELAGATVFSKLDLRAGYHQLRVHDDDVHKTAFKTHAGHFEFLVMPFGLTNAPASFQGWMYSVFKPLLRKSVLVFFDDILVYNKTIEDHWQHLGQVFELMRHNMMFAKASKCSFAMERVEYLGHYISAKGVETDPQKISAVESWHVPSNVKELRSFLGLTGYYRKFVQNYSLIYASCKGIGAVLMQENHPLAYISRTLGSKWQKLSVYEKELLAIVFAV; encoded by the exons ATGGAAACACAATCTGCACATATTCTGGATCAATCAAGAAAGATTGATGATATGCTAGCTGTGATGATGGAAATGAAGAATCAATGGAAGGATTCAACTCCTACAGGTTCTAGGAGTAGAggtaatcatgaaactaattcattgCAGAAATCTTTAGGGTATAATCCAAAGTTGTCATTTCCTAAATTTGATGGTACTAATTGCAGAATCTGGATTAGAAAATGTAGCAAGTACTTTAGCTTGTGTAAAATTGCTGATGATCAAAAGGTTGATTTAGCTTCTTTAAACATGAATGATAAGGCTGAGAGTTGGGTTAGTAGTTATTTGTCTGCTAGAGGACATGTGGAATGGCATGAATTTTGTCTTGACTTGGCTGCTAGATTTAAAGATACTAGGGGTACCAATTCTGTAGAAAAGTTTAATAAGTTGACACAAACTGATTCAATTGAGACATATCTGGATGAGTTTGAAGATTTAAAATCCGGTGTACTGCAAACCCATCACAATTTGCCTGAAGAGTTCATATTAGATAGCTTTATTGGGGGTCTTGATCCAGTAGTGAAACCCTTTGTGAAACCTTTCAAACCCAATACTATAGCTGAGGCTGTGGAGTTTGTAAGATTACAAGAAGAACATAATTtagctttaaaccaaaaaccagCCAAAACACATTCATACTCACAAAATTACAAAGCCATACAAGCTGTCCCTTTGAATGCCAGTAAACCAGCCTTGTTACCCACTCCTTCTACAAAACCTATTCCACTTCCCATCACTAAGTTTCACAATAGACCAAACAGGAATTTTAGACATGTACCTGCTGATGTGAGGGCTGAGAAAATAGCAAAAGGCCTTTGTTACTACTGTGATCAACATTATGATAGGAATCATAAATGTCTTTTGCTGGAACCACAGCTATTTACTGTGGAGATTGCTGGCAGTAGTGAGGATAAAGCAGATAGCAATAGTGATCTAGAAGCTGAAACAGATGAAGATGAGGATGTGAATGAACCAGTTCTGTCACTGAATGCACTGTCAGGAAACCAAAACTTTCAAACCATGAGAGTAAAAGGATTGAAGGGGTCTAGAGTGTTTCATATCCTAGTGGATTCAGGAAGTACTCACAACTTTCTGGATTTGAATTTAGCTAGAAAAATGGGGTGTTCCATTGAGAGCATTCCAGCTCAGCATGTTACAGTAGCTGATGGCAATCATCTCAAGTGTCAACATGTCTGCAAAGGGTTTAGTTGGGAGATGCAAGGAAAATTGTTTGTGACTGATGTCATGCTGATTGATTTAGGAGGTTGTGATATGGTCTTAGGTGTCCAGTGGTTGGCTACACTTGGACCAATATGTTGGGATTTTAAAGAGTTGAAAATGGTGTTTGATCAAGAAGGTGATCAGTTTACTCTAAAAGGAGTACATCCACAGAAAGTCAGGTTGCTTGAAGGTCCACCTACAGAGAAACTTATAGAGAATGCAGTCCAATTGTGTTTGCTTCAGGTTAGGGATATATCATTCAATGAAGTAAAATTAGATAATGCCTTGTTAACACCTGTGTCAAGTGAGCTTCAGTCACTGAAAGACAGATACAAAGATATCTTTGCTGATCCTGAGTTGTTACCACCCCATAGGGGTGTATTTGACCATACCATTCCACTTGAACCAAATGCAAGGCCAGTGAATATTAGACCATATAGGTATCCACTCAAACAAAGGGATATTATTGAGCAATTGGTGCAAGAAATGCTGGACAGAGGTATAATACAGAACAGTGCTAGCCCTTTTGCATCCCCTGTGGTTTTGGTTGGGAAAAAAGATGGTACATGGAGGCTTTGTGTGGATTACAGGGAGTTGAATAGCAAGACCATTAAGAATAAATTCCCTATCCCTATTATTGATGAGTTAATTGATGAACTAGCAGGTGCTACTGTGTTTAGCAAGCTTGACTTAAGAGCTGGTTATCATCAACTCAGGGTACATGATGATGATGTACACAAAACAGCTTTTAAAACTCATGCTGGTCACTTTGAGTTTCTGGTCATGCCATTTGGCCTTACAAATGCTCCAGCATCTTTTCAAGGATGGATGTACAGTGTGTTTAAACCACTCTTGAGAAAGAGTGTATTGGTGTTCTTTGATGACATATTGGTGTACAACAAGACTATAGAGGATCATTGGCAACACCTAGGTCAGGTGTTTGAACTCATGAGACACAATATGATGTTTGCTAAAGCTAGTAAATGCAGCTTTGCCATGGAAAGGGTGGAATATTTAGGACATTATATTTCAGCTAAGGGAGTTGAAACTGATCCACAGAAAATTTCTGCAGTGGAAAGTTGGCATGTTCCATCAAATGTTAAGGAGTTAAGAAGTTTTTTGGGCTTAACAGGTTATTACAGAAAATTTGTGCAGAATTATTCTCTTATAT ATGCTTCATGTAAGGGTATTGGGGCTGTTTTGATGCAAGAAAATCACCCTTTGGCTTATATCAGTAGAACATTGGGTTCCAAATGGCAAAAGCTCTCTGTGTATGAGAAGGAACTGCTGGCAATTGTTTTTGCAGTTTAG